A genomic stretch from Aedes albopictus strain Foshan chromosome 2, AalbF5, whole genome shotgun sequence includes:
- the LOC134287324 gene encoding uncharacterized protein K02A2.6-like translates to MSNQDLKDAILRLTELVASQQQQISLLNRAGQVNQPGSERIIETLATGIEDFYYDPDGGVFFDAWYARYEDVFKVDGKNLDDPAKVRLLLRKIGTKFHERYVNSILPKHPRDFGLDETVNKLKKLYGRQTSLFNDRYRCLQYIKNDADDFSSYAASVNKHCEAFQLSKLSDDQFKALRFVCGLQSSRDADIRTRLISKLEAEETAPPAEGTKLTLENLVEECHRFNNLKQDTKMIEKPVPEKSIVNAVSSKLAKKKKPKSPCWLCGDLHFVKECSYQDHFCGKCKRKGHKEGYCSTAETKSRPGRKFDKSKTKEYVKSKGISVKRIDLQGKRKFVTLGINGNQATLQLDCASDITIIATPTWEAIGKPAIEASEIAAISASGDRINIVGEFKAQLTIKNSTNEGIVYVSSNPDLNVLGIDTIELFDLWAVPFNSLVNAVHQKPQDTVEKLRLKFPEVFQSSLGKCTKAKVKLYLKPDARPVYCPKRPVAYAALPKVDAELQRLQDKGIISPVKFSDWATPIVVVRKSDNVSVRICGDYSTGLNNALESDGHPLPHPDDIFADLAGCRYFSQLDLSDAYLQVEVEEESQKYLTINTHRGLFKYNRLPPGIKSAPGAFQRIIDSMVAGIPGVKPYLDDIMIAGRTKEEHDQRLNDVLERIKAYGFHLRMDKCRFGLSQIKFLGHIIDQDGLRPDPAKTSAISQMPAPKNVSQLRSYLGAINYYGRFVKQMKDLRAPMDYLLKKNVKWEWTDSCQKSFEKFKTLLKSDLLLTHFDPNKDIIVAGDASKDGVGAVIMHRFPNGSVKAISHVSRSLTAAEQNYGQIEKEALALVFAVTRFHKMLFGRKFILQTDHKPLLKVFGSKKGIPVYTANRLQRWALTLMLYNFDIQFVKTEEFGHADLLSRLMKCHERVDEEYVIASIQMEADVQAVLSDSTSSLPVTSEMIAAESSKDSALKSVMLHINEGWPEHSTEISDAAVQQFFTRRDSLQIVQGCIMFGDRVVVPVRFRKRILQQLHRGHPGMDRMKSLARSFVYWPKIDDDIEGLVRCCRSCAEAAKSPRKTDLESWPVPSKPWERVHIDYAGPIDGFYYFLVIDAFSKWPEIFRTRSTTTSATLDILQEIFARFGNPRTLVSDNGTQFVSARFKQFCDENGITHLTIAPYHPQSNGQAERFVDTLKRGLKKLREGGKTTTFQHLQTLLSVYRSTPNRSAPNGKSPAELFLGRTVSTPLNLLKPRRTTSVAVNDKQNKQFNRRHGTVKREFSADDLVYAQIHHRNVTTWVPGKIIERKGSVNYNVLLDNGRLIRSHTNQLRGRHLETHLETSFEDVDADHQLPWTMLLEEFNIPIPCSINRNDPIDEHPQNPVEVQQPTEELPPEDIQPEEMLPPLIEEDVPADNVEDNEPQPTNNPIRNRRLPSWLSPYDLF, encoded by the coding sequence ATGTCCAACCAGGATTTGAAGGACGCAATTCTCCGGCTCACCGAGCTGGTAGCAAGTCAGCAACAACAGATATCATTGCTCAACCGGGCCGGTCAAGTCAACCAACCGGGAAGTGAGAGGATTATCGAAACGCTGGCCACGGGAATTGAAGATTTCTATTACGATCCTGACGGTGGAGTATTTTTCGACGCTTGGTATGCCCGTTACGAAGACGTTTTCAAGGTCGACGGCAAGAATCTGGACGATCCGGCGAAGGTGAGGCTACTCTTGAGGAAGATTGGCACCAAGTTCCATGAGCGGTACGTCAACAGTATCCTGCCCAAGCATCCTCGCGATTTTGGCCTGGACGAAACGGTGAACAAACTCAAGAAACTCTACGGCCGACAGACCTCGCTCTTCAACGATAGATACCGCTGTCTCCAGTACATCAAGAACGATGCCGACGATTTTTCAAGTTACGCTGCCTCCGTGAACAAGCACTGCGAAGCGTTCCAGCTGTCCAAGCTTTCGGATGACCAGTTCAAGGCTCTTCGTTTTGTCTGCGGCCTACAGTCTTCACGGGATGCAGACATTCGGACACGTTTGATCAGCAAGCTTGAAGCTGAAGAAACTGCTCCTCCGGCGGAAGGTACGAAGCTGACACTTGAAAACCTTGTCGAGGAGTGCCATCGGTTCAACAATTTGAAACAGGACACGAAAATGATCGAGAAACCCGTTCCGGAGAAATCCATCGTCAACGCCGTTTCATCGAAGCTTGCGAAAAAGAAGAAACCAAAATCTCCATGCTGGCTATGCGGTGACCTACACTTCGTGAAAGAATGCTCCTATCAAGACCATTTTTGTGGCAAGTGCAAACGGAAGGGGCATAAAGAGGGATACTGCTCTACGGCGGAAACGAAATCCAGACCTGGAAGAAAATTCGACAAATCGAAGACGAAAGAGTATGTGAAGTCTAAAGGAATTTCGGTGAAGCGTATCGACCTCCAAGGAAAGAGGAAATTCGTCACTCTTGGAATCAACGGAAATCAGGCGACGCTTCAACTGGATTGTGCATCGGATATCACGATTATCGCTACACCGACCTGGGAAGCAATCGGGAAACCAGCTATCGAAGCCTCGGAGATCGCAGCTATCAGCGCTTCCGGTGACAGAATCAACATCGTTGGCGAATTCAAGGCCCAGCTTACCATCAAGAATTCAACAAACGAAGGTATTGTCTACGTGTCATCAAACCCAGATTTGAATGTCCTTGGAATAGACACAATCGAACTGTTCGATTTGTGGGCTGTACCCTTCAATTCGCTGGTGAACGCTGTCCATCAAAAGCCGCAAGACACCGTTGAGAAACTCCGTTTGAAGTTCCCCGAAGTGTTCCAGAGCTCACTTGGTAAGTGCACAAAAGCAAAAGTGAAACTATACCTGAAACCCGATGCCCGTCCAGTGTACTGTCCAAAACGACCAGTCGCATATGCAGCACTTCCAAAGGTTGATGCCGAACTCCAACGCCTTCAAGACAAGGGAATAATCTCTCCAGTGAAGTTTTCCGACTGGGCCACACCGATAGTCGTGGTCCGGAAATCTGACAACGTGTCCGTTCGAATTTGTGGCGATTACTCTACCGGACTGAACAATGCGCTAGAATCAGATGGACACCCACTTCCGCACCCTGACGATATTTTCGCTGATCTTGCAGGCTGCCGATATTTTTCCCAACTCGATCTTTCGGATGCGTACCTGCAAGTCGAGGTTGAGGAGGAATCGCAAAAGTACCTGACCATCAACACTCATCGAGGACTGTTCAAATACAACCGCTTGCCACCTGGAATCAAGTCCGCCCCCGGTGCATTTCAACGAATCATCGATAGCATGGTCGCCGGCATTCCAGGAGTTAAACCGTATCTGGATGACATCATGATTGCCGGTAGGACTAAGGAGGAACATGACCAACGTCTCAATGATGTTCTGGAAAGGATCAAGGCATACGGATTTCATTTGAGGATGGATAAATGTCGCTTTGGTCTCTCACAAATCAAGTTCCTAGGACACATCATCGATCAAGACGGCTTACGACCAGATCCAGCGAAGACAAGTGCTATTTCGCAGATGCCAGCTCCCAAGAATGTGTCGCAGCTTCGATCATATCTTGGAGCCATCAATTATTATGGACGTTTCGTCAAGCAAATGAAGGATCTACGAGCACCCATGGACTACTTGCTGAAGAAGAACGTTAAGTGGGAATGGACGGATAGCTGCCAGAAATCGTTTGagaaattcaaaacgctgctgaaATCAGACCTGTTGCTGACCCATTTTGACCCAAACAAGGACATTATTGTCGCAGGAGATGCATCAAAAGATGGCGTAGGCGCAGTTATTATGCATCGTTTTCCGAACGGATCAGTGAAGGCTATTTCGCATGTTTCAAGATCTCTCACCGCTGCAGAACAGAATTACGGACAAATTGAGAAAGAAGCCCTGGCTCTAGTGTTCGCTGTAACCCGCTTCCATAAGATGCTATTCGGTCGGAAATTTATTTTGCAAACGGACCACAAACCGCTACTCAAGGTGTTTGGAAGCAAGAAAGGCATTCCTGTATACACTGCCAACCGACTTCAACGTTGGGCTTTAACACTGATGCTGTACAACTTTGACATCCAATTTGTGAAAACTGAAGAATTCGGACATGCTGACTTGCTTTCAAGATTGATGAAGTGCCATGAACGAGTCGACGAGGAGTATGTCATTGCTTCTATACAGATGGAAGCCGATGTTCAAGCCGTTCTCAGTGATTCCACATCAAGTCTACCAGTGACGTCAGAAATGATCGCTGCTGAAAGCTCGAAGGATTCCGCTCTGAAATCAGTTATGCTTCACATAAACGAAGGTTGGCCCGAACATTCCACGGAGATTAGTGACGCAGCCGTCCAGCAGTTTTTCACTCGCCGGGACAGTCTTCAGATCGTCCAAGGATGCATCATGTTCGGAGATCGAGTTGTTGTTCCTGTTCGTTTTCGGAAACGCATTCTTCAGCAGCTACATAGAGGTCACCCAGGAATGGACCGGATGAAGTCGCTTGCAAGAAGCTTCGTCTACTGGCCCAAGATTGATGATGACATCGAAGGACTTGTCCGGTGCTGCAGATCATGTGCTGAAGCTGCCAAGTCACCTCGCAAAACGGATTTGGAATCGTGGCCTGTTCCATCGAAGCCGTGGGAGAGAGTGCACATCGATTATGCTGGCCCGATTGACGGTTTCTACTATTTTCTGGTAATCGACGCTTTCTCAAAATGGCCGGAAATTTTTCGTACACGAAGCACTACCACATCAGCGACGCTGGACATACTACAGGAAATCTTTGCAAGATTTGGTAATCCAAGGACACTCGTTTCGGACAACGGAACGCAATTTGTTAGCGCCCGTTTCAAGCAGTTTTGTGATGAAAATGGAATAACGCACTTGACAATTGCACCATACCATCCGCAGTCTAATGGACAGGCTGAGCGCTTCGTAGACACTCTTAAGAGAGGACTCAAGAAGCTTCGAGAAGGAGGAAAAACCACGACGTTTCAGCATCTTCAAACTTTACTGTCCGTCTACCGGTCGACCCCGAATCGAAGCGCACCTAATGGCAAGTCTCCTGCAGAGCTTTTCCTTGGAAGAACTGTCTCTACACCGTTAAATTTGCTGAAGCCTAGGAGAACTACCTCCGTAGCCGTGAACGACAAGCAAAACAAACAGTTCAATCGACGTCATGGGACCGTGAAAAGAGAGTTTTCTGCTGACGATCTGGTGTATGCGCAGATTCACCATCGAAATGTGACCACTTGGGTTCCTGGCAAGATCATTGAGAGGAAAGGTTCTGTGAACTACAATGTACTTTTGGACAATGGTCGTCTTATCCGCTCTCACACCAACCAATTGAGAGGACGTCATCTGGAAACTCATCTGGAAACTTCCTTCGAAGATGTCGATGCAGATCATCAGCTACCATGGACAATGCTGCTTGAAGAATTCAATATTCCTATCCCATGTTCAATCAACCGCAATGATCCAATCGATGAACATCCGCAGAATCCGGTGGAGGTTCAACAACCAACTGAAGAACTGCCACCTGAAGATATACAACCTGAAGAAATGCTACCTCCGCTAATTGAAGAAGATGTTCCTGCAGACAATGTTGAAGATAATGAACCCCAACCTACTAACAACCCGATACGAAACCGAAGGCTTCCTTCGTGGCTCTCACCATATGATCTTTTCTGA